The genome window CGGCGGGCGCGGTGGTCGAGGCCGGCGGTACCCACGACGGCCTGTTCTACGCGGCCACGGTGCTGTCGAACGTGCAGCCGGGCATGCCGGCGTTCGAGGAGGAAGTGTTCGGCCCGGTGGCCAACGTGATCGCCTTCGACAGCGACGACGAGGCGGTGGCGCTGGCCAACCAGACCGAGTACGGCCTGTCGGCCGGCATCCTGTCGGCCTCGGTGGGCCGCGCGATGGCGCTAGGCGAACGCCTGCACACCGGCCTGCTGCACATCAACGACCAGACCGTGGCCGACGAAGTCACCAACCCGTTCGGCGGCACCGGCGCTTCCGGCAACGGCACCAGCATGGGCGGCCCGGCCGACTGGGGCCAGTACACGCACTGGCAATGGGTGACGATCCAGGACAGCGCGCCGCAGTATCCGTTCTGAGTGTGGGTTCGCCGGGCGTCGGTGTGGCGCCCGGCGATGCGTCTGGCCGACCAGCACAGGAATCAAGCAAAGGAATCGCGCTTGGCCGGTTCGCGTGTGGGTTGGAATCCCTGGTCGCGGCTGAAGCCGCTCCTACGACATGCGACGGCGTCTTACGCTGCAGCGCAGATGTAGGAGCGGCTTCAGCCGCGACGCGGGAGGTATGAAGATGCGGGGCGGGGCCGGCGCGTCGGGACTGAAGTCCCTCCCACAGTGCAGTGCCCCGACAGTGCTGGTGCTGCGGATGTGGGAGCGGCTTCAGCCGCGACGCGGGGAGGTATGAAGATGCGGAGCGGGGTCGGCGCGTCGGGACTGAAGTCCCTCCCACAGTGCAGTGCCCCGACAGTGCTGGTGCTGCGGATGTGGGAGCGGCTTCAGCCGCGACGCGGTGAGGTATGAAGATGCGGGGCGGGGTCAGCGCGTCGGGACTGAAGTCCCTCCCACAGTCAGTGCCCCGACAGTGCTGGTGCTGCGGATGTGGGAGCGGCTTCAGCCGCGACGCGGGGAGATGGAAGGTGCAGTACGAGCCAATGGGTAGAGAGTGAAGCCTTTCCCGCAGGTGCGCTACCGCGCCTGCGACGACGGGTTCCCGCTCTGTTGGCTTCGCTGCCGGAACTGGATCGGCGAACACCCGGCGTGCCGGCGGAAGCAGCGGCTGAAATACGCCGCATCCGCATAACCCAGCACCGTGGCCAGTTGTTGCACGGTCAACGTGGTGTAGACCAGGCTGCGCCGCGCTTCGAGCATGATCCGGCGCTGCAGCAGTTCCAGTGCCGAGGCGCCGGCCAGGCGCCGGCACAGAGCGTTGAGATGGCTGCGGCTCAGCCCGAGCCGGTCCGCATAGCGGGCCAGCGGCCAGTGTTCGCGGTAATGCGCGTCGATCAGCGCGGTGTAGGCGCGCAGGTGGCGCGTGCCGCGGTCGGCGTCGTGCGGATCGGCGTGGACCTGCGCCAGCGCGCCGCGCGCCGCCCAGAGCAAGACCTGCGTCGCCAGCGCCTGCAGCATCGGCTCGCGGCCGGGGCGGCGTTGCGCGTGTTCGCTGGCGATGGCGGCGAAGCAGGCGTCCAGCATCGGGTGTTGGTCGCCCGCGGGCAGGCAGGCCGGCCGCGCCAGCGCTTCGTCCAGGCTCGGCCACTGCGCCGCCAGGCGCTGCCGCAGCGGCGCCGACACGGTCACGATATGGCCGCGCACGTTGCGCTGGAAGCGGAAGCCGTGCACGCACAGCGGCGGCAGCAGCAACAGGCACGGCCCGCGCAGGCGCTGCTGCGTTCCGTCCAAGTGCAGACCGGCGCTGCCGCGCTGCAGGTACAGCAATTGCAGCAGGTCGTCGTGGCGGTGCGGGCGGATGTGCCAGTCGTGCAGGCGGCTGCGCGCGGCGATGGATTCCCAATGCAACAGGTCTGGCGTCTCGCGATCGCCGGTCTCGCCGTACAGGCGGAAGGCCGGGACCGTGACCGGTGACGTGACGGCAGCTGAAGCGGTACGGGGCATCGGCGAAAAGTACCGGAATCGGTCGCAATGATCCATGTCCTCGACGCACCGCAGCCGGAACACTGTGCATCGGTTCCATCCTTCGGAGGACGCATGCGTACCCAGGTCGCCATCGTCGGCGCCGGCCCGGCCGGACTGCTGCTCGGGCAGTTGCTGCACGGCCACGGCATCGACACCGTCATCGTCGAGCGGCAGACGCCGGAGCATGTGCTGTCGCGGATCCGCGCCGGCGTGCTGGAGCAGGGCACCGCCGACCTGCTGTGCGCCGCCGGCGCCGGTGCGCGCATGCAGCGCGAGGGCATCGTCCACCATGGCTTCGAGCTGGCGCTGGAGCAGCGCCGCGAACGCATCGCGCTGAGTGCGGCCAGCGGCGGCCGCGCGGTCACCATCTACGGCCAGACCGAAGTGACCCGCGACCTGATGGATGCGCGCCGGGCCGCCGGCGCGACCACGCTCTATTCGGTCGAGGATGTGCATTTGCACGACATCGACGGGCCGCAGCCGTGGCTGAGTTTCGTGCAGGACGGCGCCGCGCGGCGGCTGGACTGCGACTACGTGGTCGGCTGCGACGGGTTCCACGGGGTCAGCCGCCGCGCGATCCCGGCCGAGGTGCTGCGCGTGTACGAGCGGGTCTATCCGTTCGGCTGGCTGGGCGTTCTGGCCGATACCCCGCCGGTGGCCGACGAACTGATCTACGCGCGCCATGCGCGCGGTTTCGCCCTGTGCAGCATGCGCTCGCCCACCCGTACCCGCTACTACGTGCAGGTGCCGGCGCAGGAGCGGGTGGAGGACTGGTCGGACGATCGCTTCTGGGACGAACTGCGCCGGCGCCTGCCCGACGACGTGGCGCAGGCGCTGGTCACCGGCCCGTCGCTGGAGAAAAGCATCGCGCCGCTGCGCAGCTACGTCGCCGAGCCCATGCAGTACGGCCGCCTGTTCCTTGCCGGCGATGCCGCGCACATCGTGCCGCCGACCGGCGCCAAGGGCCTGAACCTGGCCGCCGGCGACGTCGGTTTGCTCGCGCACCTGTTCGCGCTGGCGCAGCAGGAGCGCAGCGACGCACCGCTGCAACGCTATTCGGAGTTGGCGCTGCAGCGCGTGTGGAAGGCCGAGCGTTTCTCGTGGTGGATGACCACGATGCTGCACCGCTTCCCGGACGAGGACGCGTTCAGCCGCCGCCTGCACGATGCGGAGCTGGACTACCTGCTCGGCAGCGCCGCTGGTCGCGCGACCATCGCCGAGAACTATGCGGGTTTGCCGTTGGCGGTTTGAGGGAGGGGGATTGGGGAGTCGGGATTGGGGATTCGCTAAAGCCGCGCCCCAGTCCATTTGCGGGCGCTGATCGTCTTCGTTTCGGCTTTCCTCCAATCCCTAATCCCTAATCCCTAATCCCGATCAAAGCGCCAGCGATCGTCGCTGTCGATGACCGCGATTGGGCGAGCCGATCGCCGACGAGGCAGCTCGCCAGCGCGTCGCTGCGCCAGGCCATGTGCACGCACGTTGAGGTGCGTGCTGCCGCGCCATTTCTGATGTCGAGGTAACTGTGGCGATTCTCCCAGACCCGGAAGAAAGCCGGTAAATCCGCCGGTTTTTCGCGATTTCCTGCGTCGCGCGGGCACTGCGCGTTGCTACGCTGCAGCCGCGCAAGTGCCCTCGTTGCCTTGTATCGCGGCGGCGCATCGTCATTGCGCATTTCCCTGTTCCCCCATCGGAGCGTCTTCCATGAAGATCCGTTTTCAGGCCTGTCTGCTGGCGCTGCTGCTTGCGCTTCCCGCCGCGTCCGCGTTCGCGCAGACCGCGGTCACCGCCAATCCCGAC of Xanthomonas sacchari contains these proteins:
- a CDS encoding helix-turn-helix domain-containing protein, with translation MPRTASAAVTSPVTVPAFRLYGETGDRETPDLLHWESIAARSRLHDWHIRPHRHDDLLQLLYLQRGSAGLHLDGTQQRLRGPCLLLLPPLCVHGFRFQRNVRGHIVTVSAPLRQRLAAQWPSLDEALARPACLPAGDQHPMLDACFAAIASEHAQRRPGREPMLQALATQVLLWAARGALAQVHADPHDADRGTRHLRAYTALIDAHYREHWPLARYADRLGLSRSHLNALCRRLAGASALELLQRRIMLEARRSLVYTTLTVQQLATVLGYADAAYFSRCFRRHAGCSPIQFRQRSQQSGNPSSQAR
- the pobA gene encoding 4-hydroxybenzoate 3-monooxygenase — protein: MRTQVAIVGAGPAGLLLGQLLHGHGIDTVIVERQTPEHVLSRIRAGVLEQGTADLLCAAGAGARMQREGIVHHGFELALEQRRERIALSAASGGRAVTIYGQTEVTRDLMDARRAAGATTLYSVEDVHLHDIDGPQPWLSFVQDGAARRLDCDYVVGCDGFHGVSRRAIPAEVLRVYERVYPFGWLGVLADTPPVADELIYARHARGFALCSMRSPTRTRYYVQVPAQERVEDWSDDRFWDELRRRLPDDVAQALVTGPSLEKSIAPLRSYVAEPMQYGRLFLAGDAAHIVPPTGAKGLNLAAGDVGLLAHLFALAQQERSDAPLQRYSELALQRVWKAERFSWWMTTMLHRFPDEDAFSRRLHDAELDYLLGSAAGRATIAENYAGLPLAV